In the Ascaphus truei isolate aAscTru1 unplaced genomic scaffold, aAscTru1.hap1 HAP1_SCAFFOLD_3141, whole genome shotgun sequence genome, one interval contains:
- the LOC142483279 gene encoding uncharacterized protein LOC142483279, translating to MEKMRTEQSCNIPINMKENASFNQSRQLINNVTASHSQKYILAAATGKDLGESGKSLTWLSDQNLQKMAQTGERPHVCGEGFSDLLSLDTDKRTLTGERPHVCGECGNQFSRLSNLNTHKRTHTGERPHVCGECGKGFHRLSILNTHKRTHTGERPHVCVECGRGCSDLSSLVTHMRTHTGERPHVCGECGKGFSQSSSLNTHKRTHTGERPHVCGECGKGFSQSSSLNTHKRTHTGERPHVCGECGKRFCALSNLIKHTRVHTGERPHVCGECGKGFSQLSNLNSHMRTHTGETPLVCGECGKGFSQLFNLNSHMRTHTGETPLECGECGNEFSRLSNLITHMRTHTGVRPHVCGECGKGFSKSSHLNTHKRTHTGERPHVCGECGRGFIDISSLITHKRTHTGVRPHVCGECGKGFSQSSSLNIHKRTHTGERPHVCGECGKGFSVSSSLNTHKRIHTGERPHVCGECGKRFGDLSNLNSHMRTHTRERHVCVECGNGFSDLSSLVTHMRTHTGERLHVCGECGKGFSRLFNLNSHMRTHTGERPHVCGECGKGFNRLSNLNTQEDTQKGETACMCGMWKGI from the coding sequence atggaaaagatgaggacagaacaatcttgcaacattccaataaatatgaaagaaaatgcatctttcaaccagtcaaggcaattaataaacaatgtaactgcttctcattcccaaaaatatatattagcagctgccacaggaaaagatcttggagaaagtgggaagagtctgacttggttatcagaccagaacctACAGAAGATGGCACAGaccggggagagaccgcatgtatgtggggagggatttagtgacttattgAGCCTGGACACAGACAAGAGGACActcacaggggagagaccgcatgtatgtggggaatgtgggaaccaatttagtcggttatccaacctgaacacacacaagaggacacacacaggggagagaccgcatgtatgtggggaatgtgggaagggatttcatCGGTTATCcatcctgaacacacacaagaggacacacacaggggagagaccgcatgtatgtgtggAATGTGGGAGGGGATGTAGTGATTTATCCAGCCTGgtcacacacatgaggacacacacaggggagagaccgcatgtatgtggggaatgtgggaagggatttagtcagtcatccagcctgaacacacacaagaggacacacacaggggagagaccgcatgtatgtggggaatgtgggaagggatttagtcagtcatccagcctgaacacacacaagaggacacacacaggggagagaccgcatgtatgtggggaatgtgggaagagattTTGTGCCTTATCCAACCTGATCAAACACACAAGGGTACACACAGGGgaaagaccgcatgtatgtggggaatgtgggaagggatttagtcagttatccaacctgaactcacacatgaggacacacacaggggagacaccgcttgtatgtggggaatgtgggaagggatttagtcagttattcaACCTGAActcacacatgaggacacacacaggggagacacCGCTtgaatgtggggaatgtgggaacgaatttagtcggttatccaacctgatcacacacatgaggacacacacaggggtgagaccgcatgtatgtggggaatgtgggaagggatttagtaaatcatcccacctgaacacacacaagaggacacacacaggggagagaccgcatgtatgtggggaatgtgggagggGATTTATTGATATATCCAGCCTgatcacacacaagaggacacacacaggggtgagaccgcatgtatgtggggaatgtgggaagggatttagtcagtcatccagcctgaacatacacaagaggacacacacaggggaaagaccgcatgtatgtggggaatgtgggaagggatttagtgtgtcatccagcctgaacacacacaagaggatacacacaggggagagaccgcatgtatgtggggaatgtgggaagagatttggtgacttatccaacctgaactcacacatgaggacacacacaaggGAAAGGCATGTATGTGTGGAATGTGGGAATGGATTTAGTGATTTATCCAGTCTAgtcacacacatgaggacacacacaggggagagactgcatgtatgtggggaatgtgggaagggatttagtcggttattcaACCTGAActcacacatgaggacacacacaggggagagaccgcatgtatgtggggaatgtgggaagggatttaatcggttatccaacctgaacacacaagaggacacacagaagggagagaccgcatgtatgtgtggAATGTGGAAGGGGATTTAG